A section of the Candidatus Omnitrophota bacterium genome encodes:
- the pgeF gene encoding peptidoglycan editing factor PgeF: MKQTGPNFSSRDKILEEIDGGYQFRCFKDNGVIGLFTAERKDYRFSKQAILNRQSLLEKLNLDSSRVVHFEQEHSSDVVCVDDFRLRQTSGHRLVCADGLISSLKNLALAVFIADCLAVYFLDPRKRVIGLAHAGWRGTLQEICKNLIQLLSVRFQSASKDLIVTFSPAIRSCCYEVGPEVAKFFKDSVREKNDKSFLDLAAENKRQIIEAGVQPENIIDSEICTCCKGKEFFSYRKEGKKAGRMMALMLLV; the protein is encoded by the coding sequence ATGAAGCAGACGGGGCCTAATTTTTCCTCCAGAGATAAGATTTTAGAAGAAATAGATGGCGGATATCAATTTAGATGCTTTAAAGACAACGGCGTTATTGGTTTATTTACGGCCGAGAGAAAAGACTATAGATTCTCAAAGCAAGCTATCTTGAATCGCCAGAGCCTGCTTGAAAAATTAAATTTAGATTCTTCAAGAGTAGTCCATTTTGAGCAAGAGCATTCTTCTGATGTAGTTTGTGTTGATGATTTCAGGTTGAGGCAAACAAGCGGGCATAGACTAGTATGCGCTGATGGCCTGATCAGTAGTCTAAAGAATTTAGCTTTAGCTGTTTTTATCGCAGATTGTCTGGCAGTTTATTTTTTGGATCCTCGCAAGAGAGTAATAGGTTTAGCGCACGCAGGTTGGCGGGGAACCCTGCAGGAGATTTGCAAAAATCTGATTCAGCTTTTATCTGTTCGCTTCCAATCCGCCAGTAAGGATTTAATCGTTACCTTTAGTCCTGCAATTCGCAGTTGTTGTTATGAGGTAGGTCCTGAGGTAGCTAAATTCTTTAAAGATAGCGTCAGAGAGAAAAATGATAAATCGTTTTTGGACTTGGCGGCTGAAAATAAAAGGCAGATTATAGAGGCTGGGGTGCAACCAGAAAACATCATTGATTCTGAAATATGCACTTGCTGTAAAGGGAAAGAGTTTTTTTCTTATAGGAAGGAAGGTAAAAAAGCAGGGCGGATGATGGCCCTGATGCTACTAGTTTAA
- a CDS encoding NAD(P)H-dependent oxidoreductase — MSKALIIYYSRSGNTAKMAQEIAAGIKEEGIEVDIKKINEVKPEMLFDYDAIIIGSPTYYGSMAAQIKSLLDETVRFHGKLDAKIGAAFSSAANIGGGNETTILDILHAMLIHGMIIQGDPSGDHYGTVAINKPDSRSQKGCLRQGKRIAGLIKRLK; from the coding sequence ATGTCTAAGGCATTGATAATTTATTATTCCCGTTCTGGTAATACGGCTAAGATGGCCCAAGAGATTGCAGCAGGAATAAAAGAAGAAGGGATTGAGGTAGATATAAAAAAGATTAACGAGGTAAAGCCAGAAATGCTTTTTGATTATGATGCGATAATTATAGGTTCGCCGACTTACTATGGTTCTATGGCAGCACAGATAAAGAGCCTACTGGATGAAACTGTTAGATTTCATGGCAAGCTCGATGCTAAGATAGGAGCAGCATTTTCCTCTGCAGCTAACATTGGTGGTGGCAACGAAACTACAATCCTGGATATATTACATGCCATGCTCATACACGGGATGATTATTCAAGGTGATCCTTCTGGTGATCACTATGGAACAGTTGCAATTAATAAGCCTGATAGCCGCAGTCAAAAGGGGTGTTTGCGTCAGGGAAAACGTATAGCAGGACTGATTAAACGTCTTAAATAG
- a CDS encoding divalent-cation tolerance protein CutA, which produces MSKYSLIFVTVPDKRHAKKIARALLKERLAACVNIINSLESFFWWQGKIDRASESLLIIKTKKQLFSKISKLVTKLHPYDTPEVISLSLEKIIPRYRRWLDASISKSS; this is translated from the coding sequence ATGAGTAAATACAGCCTTATTTTCGTAACAGTGCCAGACAAAAGGCATGCTAAAAAGATAGCTCGCGCCCTGCTTAAGGAAAGACTTGCTGCCTGCGTAAACATTATAAACAGCTTGGAATCTTTCTTCTGGTGGCAGGGTAAGATTGATAGGGCTTCTGAATCACTTTTGATTATCAAAACTAAGAAACAATTATTTTCGAAGATCTCTAAACTGGTAACTAAGTTACACCCTTATGATACACCGGAAGTAATTTCTCTTTCTCTAGAGAAGATTATTCCACGTTACCGTCGGTGGCTAGATGCAAGTATCTCTAAATCCTCTTAG
- a CDS encoding sulfite exporter TauE/SafE family protein, which yields MQVSLNPLSFITVFFYGVLVSFSPCIYPFIPITLSYIGAKGSSSKIRGFYLSLVYAIGLAFAFSVLGTLAALSGKVFGTFTQSAYFYLLIANIYILLGLSLLGVINFPSKNIAFFGNMANKLSAARGLIGIFLLGLLSGVVVSPCAVAFLGAILASIAKERSIFLGISLLSCFALGMSSLLILAGTFGSILYSLPKSGLWNERLKKAGGLILIVGGEYFLITAGFLL from the coding sequence ATGCAAGTATCTCTAAATCCTCTTAGTTTCATAACCGTATTTTTTTATGGGGTGCTAGTAAGTTTTTCTCCCTGTATTTATCCTTTTATCCCTATTACCCTTTCCTATATCGGAGCAAAAGGCTCTTCTTCTAAGATAAGAGGTTTTTACCTTAGTCTGGTCTATGCGATTGGGTTGGCCTTTGCCTTTTCTGTTTTAGGCACTCTAGCAGCATTGAGCGGAAAGGTCTTTGGCACCTTTACTCAAAGTGCCTATTTTTATTTACTTATTGCTAATATCTATATATTATTAGGACTAAGCCTACTTGGAGTTATAAATTTTCCCTCTAAGAATATTGCCTTCTTTGGCAATATGGCCAATAAACTATCTGCAGCCAGAGGTCTGATTGGGATATTTCTGTTAGGCCTACTTTCAGGTGTAGTTGTTAGTCCTTGTGCTGTAGCATTTCTGGGAGCGATTCTCGCGTCTATAGCAAAAGAAAGGAGTATTTTTTTAGGAATTAGTTTGCTTTCTTGTTTTGCCCTGGGCATGAGTTCTTTATTGATCCTTGCCGGCACCTTTGGTAGTATCCTGTATTCCTTACCTAAGTCCGGCCTCTGGAATGAAAGATTGAAAAAAGCAGGCGGTCTTATATTAATAGTCGGGGGAGAATATTTTTTAATAACTGCCGGCTTCTTACTATGA
- a CDS encoding TlpA family protein disulfide reductase, which yields MKKAQILFFVIFFLSLPLIKIGYADTVAAPDFTLGDMNGQDFTLSDFKGKQKVLLFFWATWCFHCRQALKEINQKKSDYKIVTINIGEPKDRVKEFLAKNNYDVYTLLDEKNKVAFSYFIFAVPTFVLIDKDLTIEYMDHVFPPDLD from the coding sequence ATGAAAAAAGCCCAAATCTTATTTTTTGTTATTTTTTTCCTGTCTCTACCCTTAATTAAAATAGGTTATGCAGATACAGTTGCTGCACCTGATTTCACATTAGGAGATATGAATGGTCAAGATTTTACTCTTTCTGATTTTAAAGGTAAACAGAAGGTGCTTCTTTTCTTCTGGGCAACATGGTGTTTTCATTGTCGCCAGGCCTTAAAAGAAATAAATCAGAAAAAATCAGATTATAAGATAGTAACTATCAATATCGGCGAACCTAAAGACAGGGTTAAGGAATTTCTTGCGAAAAACAACTATGATGTTTACACATTGCTTGATGAGAAGAATAAAGTGGCCTTTTCTTATTTTATCTTTGCAGTACCGACCTTTGTTTTAATTGATAAAGATCTTACAATCGAGTATATGGATCATGTCTTTCCACCCGATTTAGATTAG
- a CDS encoding class II aldolase/adducin family protein — MRREEQQLRQEIIKIGKRLYDLRLVVAKGGNLSASLGSDLILITASGCCLGQLKEKDILKVNLTQARSIEDKALTTEFSLHSLIYKNFKFKTVIHCHPPLINAYYSVNDSLENITFESKLFLGKVPQVKQATPNISQPQDVIEVLRLSNIVVIKNHGVVCMHESFDEAFYLIEELEEAVRTAAVARLFKKENLNLLNQQLKQTLSPPKSKSRYDMFTREHIEAILDLVKNDEFILKKGKELDLTLGLAMKVEGEDEVYKFHFEQGKVKGLEFDDNTPFVISAPQEVWRLIFQGQLDPFVAITQGKMRLKGGLGRLSRWYEPLSRLFELFKAISLK; from the coding sequence ATGAGAAGAGAAGAACAGCAGTTAAGGCAAGAGATCATCAAAATAGGCAAAAGGCTGTATGATTTGCGTCTGGTGGTAGCTAAGGGCGGTAACTTAAGCGCAAGCCTGGGTAGTGATTTAATTTTAATAACCGCAAGCGGCTGCTGTCTAGGCCAACTTAAAGAAAAGGATATTTTGAAGGTTAACCTTACTCAGGCTCGAAGTATCGAGGATAAGGCCTTGACTACAGAATTTTCTTTGCATAGTTTAATTTATAAAAATTTTAAATTTAAAACAGTAATCCATTGTCATCCACCTTTAATTAATGCCTATTATTCAGTTAATGATAGCTTAGAGAATATAACCTTTGAGAGTAAATTGTTTTTAGGTAAAGTGCCTCAAGTCAAACAGGCTACGCCTAATATAAGCCAGCCTCAAGATGTAATTGAGGTATTAAGGCTTAGCAATATCGTGGTTATTAAAAATCACGGAGTTGTTTGTATGCATGAGAGTTTTGATGAGGCATTTTATCTGATTGAAGAATTAGAAGAGGCTGTGAGAACAGCCGCAGTTGCTAGACTTTTTAAAAAAGAGAATTTGAATCTTCTCAACCAGCAGCTTAAACAGACATTATCACCCCCTAAGTCAAAATCTAGGTATGATATGTTTACTAGAGAGCACATAGAGGCAATCCTAGATCTAGTAAAGAATGACGAATTTATCTTAAAGAAAGGTAAGGAGCTGGATTTGACCTTAGGGCTTGCTATGAAGGTTGAAGGAGAAGATGAAGTCTATAAATTTCATTTTGAACAGGGCAAGGTCAAGGGCCTAGAGTTTGATGATAATACACCTTTTGTAATCTCAGCACCACAAGAGGTCTGGAGATTGATATTTCAAGGCCAACTCGATCCCTTTGTTGCAATTACGCAAGGCAAGATGAGGTTAAAGGGTGGCTTAGGCAGGCTTTCGCGCTGGTATGAACCTTTGAGTCGTCTGTTTGAATTATTTAAAGCGATAAGCCTTAAATAA
- a CDS encoding 2-oxoacid:acceptor oxidoreductase family protein has protein sequence MKEIRIHARAGQGAITTATILGHAYFAEGKFPYAFPHFGAARMGAPMNAFVRVDEKKVRLRSQVYEPDFLIIADATLMRGFNCFTGFKPGGIAVINEQEKYEIKEIKDDQKVFFVPANNIARETIGRPIVNTTLLGAFAAASGEFKLESLIEAINKRFSDKLAEVNIAAAKKGFEYIKNNS, from the coding sequence ATGAAAGAAATACGTATTCATGCCCGTGCCGGCCAAGGTGCAATAACTACTGCCACAATCCTAGGTCATGCCTATTTTGCTGAAGGCAAATTTCCCTATGCATTTCCTCATTTTGGTGCTGCAAGGATGGGGGCGCCGATGAATGCCTTTGTGCGCGTAGATGAAAAGAAGGTACGCTTGCGCTCTCAGGTTTATGAGCCAGACTTTTTAATTATTGCAGATGCTACTTTAATGCGCGGATTTAATTGTTTTACAGGATTTAAGCCCGGCGGTATAGCCGTCATTAATGAGCAAGAAAAATACGAGATTAAAGAGATAAAGGATGATCAGAAGGTCTTCTTTGTGCCGGCAAACAATATTGCCAGGGAGACTATAGGAAGGCCTATTGTCAATACTACACTTTTAGGAGCCTTTGCTGCTGCCTCGGGTGAATTTAAATTAGAGTCTTTAATTGAAGCAATAAATAAACGTTTTAGCGACAAGTTAGCCGAAGTAAATATTGCTGCTGCCAAAAAAGGTTTTGAATACATAAAGAACAATTCCTGA
- a CDS encoding 4Fe-4S binding protein — protein sequence MFGPRVSKAGSGLRHKTGAWRTEKKPKFLKKNCIACRMCVMICPEGCITGKEKNTFICDYNYCKGCGNCVAICPKKDIIMVKEAEKL from the coding sequence ATGTTTGGTCCAAGAGTAAGTAAAGCTGGCTCAGGCCTAAGGCATAAGACAGGTGCTTGGCGCACAGAAAAAAAACCGAAATTTCTCAAAAAAAATTGTATTGCCTGCAGGATGTGTGTGATGATTTGTCCTGAAGGCTGTATTACAGGTAAGGAAAAGAATACTTTTATTTGTGATTATAATTATTGCAAGGGTTGCGGAAACTGCGTAGCAATCTGTCCTAAGAAAGACATTATTATGGTTAAGGAGGCGGAGAAACTCTGA
- the porA gene encoding pyruvate ferredoxin oxidoreductase, whose translation MRQFLEGSQAVAESVKLCRPGVISAYPITPQTHIVEGLAQMVADGDLKAQFINVESEHSAASLVLGASATGARAFTATSSQGLLLMAEVLFNIAGMRLPLVLTCANRSVSAPINIWNDHQDAVTVRDSGWIQFWAEDIQDVIDLHIQAYRLSEDSRVYLPVMVNMDGYILTHGLEVADLPSQKDVDKFLPAYNPSYKLDVENPMTLGFLATPDYYMETRFAIAKTLSDTLEIIPEIAKGFKKVFGRESGGLLQAYRCEDAEVVLVAKGSLIGTIKDTVDDLRAEGKKVGVLKLITYRPFPAKAICDCLAKIPNIGVVEKSISLGATGPLYADITSVLPKETKRNIGGFVIGLGGRDIKKRDIREIFDRLIESPNPCQFIGIKGDLLKEDSKNE comes from the coding sequence ATGAGGCAGTTCCTGGAGGGTTCACAGGCAGTCGCTGAAAGCGTAAAATTGTGCAGACCAGGTGTTATATCTGCATATCCGATTACACCCCAGACACATATTGTCGAAGGCTTAGCGCAGATGGTTGCTGACGGAGATTTAAAAGCCCAATTTATTAATGTCGAGAGCGAACATTCAGCGGCTAGTTTAGTTTTAGGTGCCAGCGCTACAGGTGCACGAGCCTTTACTGCGACTAGCTCTCAAGGTCTGCTTTTGATGGCTGAGGTATTGTTTAACATTGCTGGTATGCGTCTACCTTTAGTATTGACTTGTGCTAACCGTTCAGTGTCTGCGCCTATAAATATTTGGAATGACCACCAGGATGCAGTAACTGTGCGTGACAGCGGTTGGATTCAGTTCTGGGCAGAGGATATACAGGATGTTATAGATCTACATATCCAGGCATACCGATTGAGTGAGGATAGCCGCGTTTATTTGCCAGTTATGGTGAATATGGATGGTTACATTTTAACCCATGGCCTTGAGGTTGCAGATCTACCCAGCCAGAAAGATGTGGATAAATTCCTGCCCGCTTATAATCCGTCCTATAAATTAGATGTAGAGAATCCTATGACCTTAGGATTTTTGGCTACTCCTGATTATTATATGGAGACACGTTTTGCCATTGCTAAAACACTCTCAGATACCTTAGAGATAATCCCGGAAATTGCCAAAGGATTTAAGAAGGTATTTGGCAGAGAAAGCGGTGGATTACTGCAGGCCTACAGATGTGAAGATGCTGAGGTAGTTCTTGTGGCCAAGGGTTCACTAATAGGCACGATTAAAGATACTGTTGATGATTTAAGAGCCGAAGGTAAAAAAGTAGGCGTCCTAAAACTGATTACCTACCGGCCTTTTCCAGCTAAGGCTATTTGTGATTGCCTGGCTAAAATTCCCAATATAGGCGTAGTTGAAAAATCTATTTCTCTGGGAGCAACCGGGCCATTGTATGCAGATATAACCTCAGTTCTTCCTAAAGAAACCAAACGCAATATTGGCGGTTTTGTTATTGGATTGGGTGGTAGAGATATTAAAAAGCGCGATATACGAGAGATTTTCGATAGATTAATCGAAAGTCCAAATCCCTGTCAGTTTATCGGCATAAAGGGAGATTTACTAAAGGAAGATTCTAAGAATGAGTAA